Proteins from a single region of Pyrus communis chromosome 6, drPyrComm1.1, whole genome shotgun sequence:
- the LOC137736735 gene encoding nucleolin 1-like isoform X2, translated as MGKSSKKSATKAEAPAVVVPTPKSGKKGKRDAENEIEKVVSAKKQKIDEGIAQAIQKKKVEAKTQKKKVETSSSEEESDVSSDSDVKKPAPKAAKNGKSKPSSSSESDDSDSDEEPAAKPSAPLKKSVPAKKAVSSSSDDSSDEESDEEEAPKSKVAAKNGPTAAIKKKDVSTESSDESSDDSEDDDKTPAKVTAQKPAAAAKKGPVVPVKKADTSSSESEESSESEDEKTPAKVTAQKPAAAAKKGPSVPVKKADTSSSESEESSESEEEEVVKKVSAVIPKGKDVSSSSDDSSEEDSDDSSEEVKGTTKTVAAAAKSVKPSKKDEDSSDSDEDMEDGDSDSSEEEPPKTEKVKPSQVSKQDSSESEEESSSDEEEEDQPAKTPKKKDTDVKMVDAESEKKAPKTPATPDVSTSKTLFAGNLNFRIEEHDLRNFFKDAGEVVDIRFASDPEGKFKGFGHVEFATAEAARKALELNGLDLLGRDIRLDLARERGERGAYTPTGREGNSYQKGPRGASKTIFVRGFDRSLGEDEIRSSLQEAFSSCGEITRVSIPKDYETGASKGMAYMDFSDAASFNKALEFNGQEFGDSYLQVEEAKPKGDFGTPRSNDRGYSSNRGGGRFSNSGRGGRDGGGRGFRDSGRGRGRGNKPNLAAPGTGKKTTFDDE; from the exons ATGGGCAAATCAAGCAAGAAATCCGCCACCAAA GCTGAGGCTCCCGCTGTAGTTGTTCCAACTCCGAAGTCTGGAAAGAAAG GTAAGAGAGATGCTGAGAACGAAATAGAGAAGGTTGTGAGCGCAAAGAAGCAGAAGATTGACGAGGGCATAGCGCAGGCCATTCagaagaagaaagttgaagCAAAGACCCAGAAGAAGAAAGTGGAGACTAGTAGTTCCGAGGAGGAGTCTGATGTGTCTTCTGACTCTGACGTGAAG AAACCTGCTCCCAAGGCTGCTAAAAATGGTAAAAGTAAGCCATCTAGCAGTTCTGAATCAGATGATTCTGACTCTGATGAA GAACCTGCTGCCAAGCCTTCCGCTCCCTTAAAAAAGTCAGTTCCTGCTAAAAAAGCTGTGTCATCTAGCAGTGATGATTCATCGGATGAGGAATCTGATGAGGAGGaa GCTCCTAAATCTAAGGTAGCTGCTAAGAATGGCCCAACTGCTGCTATAAAGAAGAAAGATGTCTCAACTGAAAGCTCAGATGAGAGTAGCGATGATTCGGAAGATGATGAT AAAACCCCTGCAAAGGTTACTGCCCAAAAGCCAGCTGCAGCTGCTAAGAAAGGCCCAGTAGTGCCTGTTAAGAAGGCAGACACTAGCAGCTCTGAGTCTGAAGAGAGCTCTGAATCTGAAGATGAG AAAACCCCTGCAAAGGTTACTGCCCAAAAGCCGGCTGCAGCTGCTAAGAAAGGCCCATCAGTTCCTGTTAAGAAAGCAGACACTAGCAGCTCTGAGTCTGAAGAGAGCTCTGAATCTGAAGAAGAG gaagttgtgaaaaaagtATCTGCTGTAATCCCTAAAGGAAAGGATGTTTCAAGCTCCTCTGATGATAGTTCAGAGGAGGATTCTGATGATAGTTCAGAGGAAGTGAAG GGTACCACAAAAACTGTTGCCGCTGCTGCTAAGAGTGTTAAGCCATCCAAAAAGGATGAGGATTCAAGTGACTCTGATGAGGATATGGAGGATGGTGACTCTGATAGTTCAGAGGAGGAACCTCCAAAGACAGAGAAAGTAAAG CCTTCTCAAGTTTCAAAGCAAGATAGCAGCGAGTCAGAGGAGGAATCCAGTTccgacgaagaagaggaagatcaaCCTGCAAAGACTCCCAAGAAAAAG GACACTGACGTGAAAATGGTAGATGCTGAATCTGAGAAGAAAGCT CCCAAAACCCCAGCTACTCCTGACGTATCGACTTCTAAGACGCTGTTCGCTGGAAACCTGAACTTCCGTATTGAGGAACACGATTT GAGGAATTTCTTCAAAGATGCTGGCGAAGTTGTTGATATCCGTTTTGCCTCAGATCCAGAAGGGAAGTTCAAGGGCTTTGGACATGTTGAGTTTGCCACAGCTGAAGCAGCAAGGAAG GCTCTTGAACTTAATGGTTTAGATTTGCTTGGTCGTGATATCAGACTTGATCTGGCTCGTGAAAGGGGTGAAAGGGGTGCTTATACTCCCACCGG AAGAGAGGGCAACTCATATCAGAAGGGACCACGCGGTGCATCCAAAACAATATTTGTTCGAGGTTTTGACAGATCCCTTGGGGAGGATGAG ATCAGGAGCTCCTTACAAGAAGCTTTTAGTTCTTGTGGTGAGATAACAAGGGTGTCCATCCCCAAAGATTATGAGACTGGCGCCTCTAAAGG GATGGCTTACATGGACTTCTCGGATGCCGCCAGCTTCAACAAAGCTCTAGAATTTAATGGACAAGAATTTGGAGACAGTTACTTGCAGGTGGAAGAGGCAAAACCAAAAGGTGATTTTGGTACTCCCAGGAGTAATGACAGGGGTTATTCCAGTAATCGTGGTGGAGGACGTTTTAGCAACAGCGGCAGGGGGGGTAGGGATGGTGGTGGACGTGGTTTCAGGGACAGTGGACGAGGCAGAGGACGTGGAAACAAACCAAACCTAGCTGCTCCTGGAACAG GGAAGAAAACCACCTTCGACGACGAGTAG